From Solibacillus sp. FSL W7-1464:
CACGGTATCGAGGAGATCATGCATTATGTCGATGTGGAGCCGACAGGAGACTCATTCAATTCGATCGTCCGCTTGGAAGGTCATAATAATAAGCCGTTCAACCCGATGATCAATGCAGGGGCGATAACGATTGCTTCGTTACTTCCGGGTGAGACAATGTTTGAAAAAGTGAAATCTGTGACGGCTTATTTGGAACAAATGATTGGAAAGAAAGTGAATATCAACAATGAAATCTATCTTTCGGAATACAAGTCAGCCGATTATAACCGGGCGATCGCCTATATACTACAGGCGAACGGTTTCCTGAAATCTGATGTGGAGGAAGCGCTTCAGGTCTATTTACAGCTTTGCTCGATTTCAGTAGATGTGTCAGATCTAGCGAAAATGGCCTATTATTTTGCTACTAATGGAAAAGAAAGTAAAGCTTGCTGCAATAAAGAGGTAATTAATATTGCTAAAGCTTTAATGCTCACATGCGGAATGTACAATGCATCCGGAAAATTTGCGGCGTTTGTAGGGTTACCGGCAAAGAGCGGTGTATCCGGCGCCATTATTGCGGTTGTACGTAATGGTGAAATAGAACAACTGCAAGGCCCTATTGGAATCGGCATCTATGGACCAGCCATTGACCAAGTTGGCAATAGTGTAGCAGGCATCGATTTTTTAATGCACCTGTCAAAGGAATATGATTTATTTTGTTTATAATAGGAAAAGGAACATTCCCATCAAAGCAGGGGAATGTTCCTTTCTTATTTTAACGATAAGGAAGAAGCTCGATAACTTTTGTTGCCGTGTTATTTATAAATGTTGCATCATGCTCCACAAACAATAAGGTCGGCTTAAAATGAGCAATCATATTTTCAATCTGCTGCTGGTTAAAAACATCCAAATAGTTGAGCGGTTCATCCCAAATATAAAATTCTGCTTCGAGTCCGAGCGACTTTGAAAATTCGACTTTCTTTTGCTGACCCATGCTCATCTTTTCGATTGGAACCTGAAAAACATCACGGTTAAAACCGAAAATACGTAAATTGTTCAAAAATAAGGTGAAGTCGATTTGGTGTTCGAGGGCAAAGTCTTTTAACGTTCCCCGGTTATCATCATAATTTTGACGGATCACACTTGTGCTCAATCCCTGTGGCATGATTATTTCGCCGTTTACAGTACCGGAAAAATTACCTTGTAAATATTGAACAAGTGATGTTTTACCGCTGCCGTTCGGTCCGATAATGGCAACTTGCTCTCCTTGGAAAATTTCAAATGAAATGGGTTTGAACAGCGGTTGGTCTGTGTAGCTTAACGTAAAGTTTTTAACCCGAAGCGCAGGATTTCGATGCTTAAATTGACAGTTAATCGTCAAATCGCTTATTGTTTCAATATTTTTCAGGAGCTTTGTTTTGTTTTCGATTTTCTCCTGTGTACGTTTTTCGATTGCTTTCGCTCGTTTATTCATACGCTTTGCAATGGCATTCCCGAACGGATCATTACCTGAAGGCTTTTCACGTTGCGCGGCCCAGTCAGACTTTTCACGGGCCGTTTTCTGCAGGCGGTTAATTTCAGTATTTAATGAACGATTTTGCTCGAGTTCAAACTCGTCCTGCAGCTTCTTCTGCTGTTCATAGATGGAATAGTTCCCTTTGTATAGGCTAAGCTGTTTTTTTTCAATCGCCAATATATGCGTGACCACTTCATCGATAAATTGACGATCATGGCTGACGACGATAAAGCCTTTTTTCTTTTTCAAATAGTTTGCAACGATGGAACGGCCTTTTATATCGAGGTGGTTCGTCGGTTCGTCGAGCAGCAGAAATCGTTTTTCCTCACAAAAGACAGCAGCAAGCATTACTTTAGTTTGTTCACCCCCTGACAGTTGCTCAAATGGCATCCATAGCAACGATGGATCGAGCGACAAAAGCCGGCATTCCCGCTCAAGCTTCCATAGTTCAACTGGCATTGCTTCGTCAATCGCATAATACGTACTTATTTTCGGATCACGAATGGCCAGGGGAAAATAATGGAATTCTTCATCGCTTATTACTGTTCCGCTGAACGGCAATTTGTTTTGCAGTAAATGCAGCAAAGTCGTTTTTCCGCGACCATTGCGGCCTATTAAACCAAGTTTCCACGTATTATCGATCGTTAAGTTAATGTTATTAAATAATGGTTCTTCAAGTAAGTCATAGCTAAATGATACGTTTTTCATTTCTATTGGCATAGATGCATACCTCCAAATTTCGATTTGAAAGTATACGCATTCACAAAGAATATTTATATATAAAAAATCCTTCTGAAAAAGTCAGAAGGATTAGTAATCTTACGTAAATAAGCCTTTAAGTTCGCTAAAGGAGTATAAATGGGCAGACTAATCCTATTTTATGTGAAAATGCGTATACATTTTACGTGTAAAATAGAATTATTTATCCATCAGCCATTCATCTTCCTTTCCGGTAAATTACTAGTAGTATGCCATAGATTTTTTAGGAATTCAACCCTGATATTTATGGAGCGAACAACGCCAAAAGGAAATGCAGGTTTTACTCTGGAGGAAATTATATAATGGGGAAGTTTTTGTATTAGTAAACATAATGTAAAAATGTTTACAAATAAGGTAACGTACATTATAAATATAATAGAGGTGATATTTTTGGAAATTCAAAATATTTCAACGGAAGCACTTATAAAAGGATATGAAATGAAACAGGAAAGTTATCAATGTCTGTTTTGTAAACAGTCCTATCATTTAGATGAAGTCTTTTCATATGACAACCGTTTTCTGACAGCGAAAGGCATAATTAAAAAACATATTGAGCTGGAACATATTTCACCATTTCATGCTCTGCTTGCTCTAGATAAAAAAGTAAGCGGGTTATCAGAAGTTCAAATTGAAATGATGCGGCATTTCTTCGAAGGCAAAACCGATCAGGAAATTGTAAATGACAGCAATTTGTCGAGTGTATCAACAGTACGCCAGCATCGCTTTAAACTTCGCGAAAAGGAAAAACAGGCGAAAATTTTTGTTGCTCTCATGCAGCTGATGAAAAATCCTGAACATTATCAAATACATAAAGGGGCGAGACAAGTGGACGAACGTTACAGTATTGAAGAGAAGGAACGGGAAAAAGTACTGACTACCTATTTTAAAAACGGGTTGGACGCAGGGATCGAAACAATTCCAAGTAAGGAAAAGAAAAAGCTTATTATCCTGCAGCATGTTTTAAAGCGTTTTGAGGCAGAAAAGCACTACCATGAAAAAGAAGTAAATGAAATTTTAAAGACGGTTCATATTGATTTTGTATCATTGCGCCGTCATTTGATTGAGTATGGCTTTATGGAGCGGAGTGACGATGGATCCGAGTACTGGGTGAAATGAGAGGAGGCTTTCAATGAGAGTAGAGCTGACAAGATATCGTGTAAAAGCCGGGAAAACCTCTAAAGTAGAAGAGTGGATGGAATTTTTAAATGATCATATGGAAGAAGTTCTCGTAACACTGGACGGAGAGAAGATGTATGTGGAAACGATTTTTCATGAACATTTGAATGGTGATGAATATCTATATTGGTATTCGGTGCAAGGAAGCGGTGGGGTGGATGTAGATGATTCCACCCATTGGATTGATAAAAAACATTTGGAATACTGGTATGAATGCATCGATGAAAGTTTTGGTTCCATTGATCTGAAAACAGAAGTTGTAATGATTCCCGAAAAAGTCCGGGCTAGTATGGGCTTCCAAAAATAGCATCTTATTATATTAAAACAGTGAATTTTCTGAAATTTAAAATCTGTATTATTCTATTGTAGTGAAATACTGTCATTTTCGTCCTTTAAACAAGAAAACCAACTAAATTTATACGATTATCTTAATCTTAAACAAAATACTTGTGTTATAGTGGTAAAATATTATATTATATCCCTATTGATAAACTTGGTTTTAATAATAGGAGGAATTATTTTGTTGCAAATGGCAATTACGGGTATCCTTTGTGGTGCTCTTTTAGGTTTTGTGATGCAACGTGGACGTTTCTGTTTAACAGGCGGTTTCCGTGATATGTACATCGCAAAAGATAATCGTATGTTTTATGCTTTACTAGTAGCCATTGCAGTTCAAGCGGTAGGTGTATTCCTGCTGATTGAGGCAGGGGCGTTTGAATATACAGCAGGTCAGTTCCCATTATGGGCAACGATTGCAGGCGCATTTATTTTCGGTATCGGGATTATTTTGGCAGGAGGCTGTGCGACAGGTACTTGGTATCGTGCGGGTGAAGGCTTAATCGGGAGCTGGATCGCATTGGCGTTCTACATGATAATGGCAGCTATCATGAAATCTGGCCCATTAGCACAATTTACAGTTGATGCACGTACACCGGTAGTAGGTACGGATTCAATTGCCGATACATTTGGCATTAATGTCTGGTTTTTAGTCATTCCGTTTGTCGCATTGGTGGCATTTATCGTTTACCGTGAATTGCGCAAACCAAGAGTGAAAATTCCAGGCTTGAAACCTAAGAAAACAGGCTTGGCACATATTTTATTCGAAAAACGCTGGAATCCGTATGTGACAGCAATTTTAATCGGTTTGATCGCAACATTGGCTTGGCCGTTAAGTGCGGCATCAGGACGTATTTTCGGTTTAGGGATTACAACACCTTCAGCAAACGTTCTGCAGTTTTTAGTAACTGGGGACTTAGACATCATTAACTGGGGTGTATTCCTTGTAATGGGTATTTTATTCGGTTCTTACTTCGCTGCTAAAATGAGCGGTGAATTCCGTTTACGTACACCGGATACAAAAACAGTTGTACGCAGCTCTGGCGGCGGTATTTTAATGGGATTCGGCGCAAGTATTGCAGGCGGCTGTTCAATCGGGAACGGTCTTGTTATGACATCTATGATGACTTGGTCAGGTTGGGTTGCTTTAGTATTCATGATTTTGGGTACATGGACAGCATCGTACTTTGTATTTGTGCGTCCATCAAAAAAACGTGCAGCAGCGCGTGCTTAAGGAGAGAATTTACATGAAAAAAACATTAGAAGTATTAGGAATGGTTTGTCCGTTTCCGTTAATCGAAGCAAAAGAAGCAATTAAAGAGTTAAATTCGGGCGATGAGCTTGAAGTACAATTCGACTGTACACAAGGCACGGAATCAATTCCACGCTGGGCTGCAGAAGACGGTCATGAAGTGACAAATTATGAACAATTAGGCGAAGCTTCTTGGACAATTTCAATTAAGAAGAAATAATAGTTGGGCTACGGGCAGCATCTCGATTTTAGAGGTGCTGCTTTTTTTATTGGGTGACGGGGACGGATTGCATATTACCCGACACTAATTGATATAAAAATTAATTTATTATGAGGCTATCAAGGCAAATTAAGATTAAAAGTAAACTTAGGCTTTGGCAGGGCTTTTATTAGAACTTTTGGGGGACTTATTAGAAAAACTTGGGGCGATATTAGAAGATTGAACCAAGATTTTAGAATAAAGCTTGCCGAGCACTGCTTTTGACCGAAGATTTCATATAGAAGTACTAGATTTGGATTTATATTAGAACAAGTCGGCGTTTTATTAGAAAAAGTCCGAGTGATATTCGAAGATTGGTAGGGAATATTAGAACAATCCGAACATTTATTAGAACAACTAGAAGAGATATTAGAAAATCTGCATTTTATTAGAATAAATAGTATTATATTAGAACATTTCCGGTTATATTAGAAAATCTCGCAACAACACCGTCCATCCCTCTTGATAAAAGACAAAAGGGACTACCGAATAGCCCCTACAATGAATTAGCAGACAAAGACAACTGATAATTTGTCAGCGCTGGCTTCAATAAATCAAGAAATGCCTTAAAAGCAGGCGATTGCTGGCGCTCCTTCTGATAGATGAGCAATGTTTCTCTTTCCAGCAA
This genomic window contains:
- a CDS encoding DUF2087 domain-containing protein, producing MIFLEIQNISTEALIKGYEMKQESYQCLFCKQSYHLDEVFSYDNRFLTAKGIIKKHIELEHISPFHALLALDKKVSGLSEVQIEMMRHFFEGKTDQEIVNDSNLSSVSTVRQHRFKLREKEKQAKIFVALMQLMKNPEHYQIHKGARQVDERYSIEEKEREKVLTTYFKNGLDAGIETIPSKEKKKLIILQHVLKRFEAEKHYHEKEVNEILKTVHIDFVSLRRHLIEYGFMERSDDGSEYWVK
- a CDS encoding YeeE/YedE thiosulfate transporter family protein encodes the protein MLQMAITGILCGALLGFVMQRGRFCLTGGFRDMYIAKDNRMFYALLVAIAVQAVGVFLLIEAGAFEYTAGQFPLWATIAGAFIFGIGIILAGGCATGTWYRAGEGLIGSWIALAFYMIMAAIMKSGPLAQFTVDARTPVVGTDSIADTFGINVWFLVIPFVALVAFIVYRELRKPRVKIPGLKPKKTGLAHILFEKRWNPYVTAILIGLIATLAWPLSAASGRIFGLGITTPSANVLQFLVTGDLDIINWGVFLVMGILFGSYFAAKMSGEFRLRTPDTKTVVRSSGGGILMGFGASIAGGCSIGNGLVMTSMMTWSGWVALVFMILGTWTASYFVFVRPSKKRAAARA
- a CDS encoding sulfurtransferase TusA family protein, which produces MKKTLEVLGMVCPFPLIEAKEAIKELNSGDELEVQFDCTQGTESIPRWAAEDGHEVTNYEQLGEASWTISIKKK
- a CDS encoding DUF6176 family protein; the protein is MRVELTRYRVKAGKTSKVEEWMEFLNDHMEEVLVTLDGEKMYVETIFHEHLNGDEYLYWYSVQGSGGVDVDDSTHWIDKKHLEYWYECIDESFGSIDLKTEVVMIPEKVRASMGFQK
- the abc-f gene encoding ribosomal protection-like ABC-F family protein — translated: MPIEMKNVSFSYDLLEEPLFNNINLTIDNTWKLGLIGRNGRGKTTLLHLLQNKLPFSGTVISDEEFHYFPLAIRDPKISTYYAIDEAMPVELWKLERECRLLSLDPSLLWMPFEQLSGGEQTKVMLAAVFCEEKRFLLLDEPTNHLDIKGRSIVANYLKKKKGFIVVSHDRQFIDEVVTHILAIEKKQLSLYKGNYSIYEQQKKLQDEFELEQNRSLNTEINRLQKTAREKSDWAAQREKPSGNDPFGNAIAKRMNKRAKAIEKRTQEKIENKTKLLKNIETISDLTINCQFKHRNPALRVKNFTLSYTDQPLFKPISFEIFQGEQVAIIGPNGSGKTSLVQYLQGNFSGTVNGEIIMPQGLSTSVIRQNYDDNRGTLKDFALEHQIDFTLFLNNLRIFGFNRDVFQVPIEKMSMGQQKKVEFSKSLGLEAEFYIWDEPLNYLDVFNQQQIENMIAHFKPTLLFVEHDATFINNTATKVIELLPYR
- the glsA gene encoding glutaminase A is translated as MSKLQKIYEQAKQMTASGQVASYIPALAAASSDLFAVSLLSAEQEIELGDCTETFTLQSVVKVISFMVAANHHGIEEIMHYVDVEPTGDSFNSIVRLEGHNNKPFNPMINAGAITIASLLPGETMFEKVKSVTAYLEQMIGKKVNINNEIYLSEYKSADYNRAIAYILQANGFLKSDVEEALQVYLQLCSISVDVSDLAKMAYYFATNGKESKACCNKEVINIAKALMLTCGMYNASGKFAAFVGLPAKSGVSGAIIAVVRNGEIEQLQGPIGIGIYGPAIDQVGNSVAGIDFLMHLSKEYDLFCL